A region from the Variovorax paradoxus genome encodes:
- a CDS encoding glutamate synthase-related protein, with protein sequence MTTAAEIEHLQQHGLYSGADEHDACGVGFVAHIKGEKSHAIVLQGLKILENLDHRGAVGADKLMGDGAGILIQLPDRLYREEMARQGVTLPPPGEYGVGMIFLPKEHASREACEQEMERAIKAEGQVLLGWRDVPVNRDMPMSPTVRAKEPLLRQVFIGRGNDVIVQDALERKLYVIRKTASANIQRLKLKHSKEYYVPSMSSRTVVYKGLLLADQVGTYYLDLQDKRCVSALGLVHQRFSTNTFPEWPLAHPYRYVAHNGEINTVKGNYNWMKAREGVMSSPVLGADLQKLYPISFAGQSDTATFDNCLELLTMAGYPISQAVMMMIPEPWEQHATMDPRRRAFYEYHAAMLEPWDGPASIVFTDGRQIGATLDRNGLRPSRYCVTDDDLVIMASESGVLPVPEQKIVRKWRLQPGKMFLIDLEQGRMIDDEEVKATLANSKPYKQWIENLRIKLDSVEAEPVPAPLSQVALLDRQQAFGYTQEDIKFLMSPMAQAGEEGIGSMGNDSPLAVLSNKNKPLYNYFKQLFAQVTNPPIDPIREAIVMSLVSFIGPKPNLLDINQVNPPMRLEVSQPILDFADMAKLRDIGKYTQGKFKSYALDITYPLAWGDEGVEAKLASLCAEAVDAIKGGHNILIVSDRGVSPTQVAIPAVLALSAVHQYLVREGLRTTAGLVVETGSAREVHHFGVLAGYGAEAVHPYLAMETLAAMHADLPGDMSAEKAVYNYVKAIGKGLSKIMSKMGVSTYMSYCGAQLFEAIGLNTETVNKYFTGTASRVEGIGVFEIAEEAIRMHKAAFGDDPVLSNMLDAGGEYAWRTRGEEHMWTPDAIAKLQHSTRANNWNTYKEFAQLINDQNRRHLTLRGLFEFKLDPAKAIPVDEVEAAAEIVKRFATGAMSLGSISTEAHSTLAIAMNRIGGKSNTGEGGEDPARYRNELKGIPIKQGDTLKSVIGAANVEVDLPLKDGDSLRSRIKQVASGRFGVTAEYLHSADQIQIKMAQGAKPGEGGQLPGGKVTEYIGKQRYAVPGVGLISPPPHHDIYSIEDLAQLIHDLKNAAPHASISVKLVSEIGVGTIAAGVAKCKSDHVVIAGHDGGTGASPWSSIKHAGSPWEIGLAETQQTLVLNRLRSRIRVQADGQMKTGRDVAIGALLGADEFGFATAPLVVEGCIMMRKCHLNTCPVGVATQDPILRKKFSGKPEHVVNYFFFVAEEVRQIMAQLGIRKFDDLIGRADLLDMRKGIEHWKASGLDFSRLFALPIVPADVPRFHVENQDHGLDKALDVKLIEKSRPAIERGEKVQFIEVARNVNRSVGAMLSGALTKVHPQGLPDDSIRIQLEGTGGQSFGAFLARGITLYLIGDANDYTGKGLSGGRVVVRPSLDFRGEAVRNTIVGNTALYGATTGEAYLCGVAGERFAVRLSGATAVVEGTGDHGCEYMTGGTVAVLGKTGRNFAAGMSGGVAFVYDEDGQFATRCNLSMVSLDKVLTSAEQTASMHRKVWHGGETDEAQLRKLLEEHHRWTGSKRARELLDNWAVSRTKFVKVFPNEYKRALAELHDRKVELTSSGNNAHMGLEPHALAAAPQAAPAAV encoded by the coding sequence ATGACGACGGCTGCCGAGATCGAACATCTCCAACAACACGGTCTGTATTCCGGTGCCGATGAACACGATGCCTGCGGCGTCGGCTTCGTCGCGCACATCAAAGGCGAGAAGAGCCATGCCATCGTGCTGCAGGGCCTGAAGATCCTCGAAAACCTCGACCATCGCGGCGCAGTGGGCGCTGACAAGCTGATGGGCGACGGCGCCGGCATCCTGATCCAGCTGCCCGACCGCCTCTATCGCGAAGAAATGGCCAGGCAGGGCGTCACACTGCCTCCTCCTGGCGAATACGGCGTCGGCATGATCTTCCTGCCCAAGGAGCACGCCTCGCGCGAAGCCTGCGAGCAGGAAATGGAACGCGCCATCAAGGCCGAAGGCCAGGTGCTGCTGGGCTGGCGCGACGTGCCGGTGAACCGCGACATGCCCATGTCGCCCACGGTGCGCGCCAAGGAGCCGCTGCTGCGCCAGGTGTTCATCGGCCGCGGCAACGACGTGATCGTGCAGGATGCGCTGGAACGCAAGCTCTATGTGATCCGCAAGACCGCCAGCGCCAACATCCAGCGCCTGAAGCTCAAGCACAGCAAGGAATACTACGTTCCGAGCATGTCGAGCCGCACCGTGGTCTACAAGGGCCTGCTGCTCGCCGACCAGGTCGGCACCTACTACCTCGACCTGCAGGACAAGCGCTGCGTCTCGGCCCTGGGCCTGGTGCACCAGCGCTTCTCGACCAACACCTTCCCCGAGTGGCCGCTGGCCCACCCGTACCGCTATGTCGCCCACAACGGCGAAATCAACACGGTCAAGGGCAACTACAACTGGATGAAGGCGCGCGAAGGCGTGATGTCGTCGCCCGTGCTGGGCGCCGACCTGCAGAAGCTCTACCCGATCAGCTTCGCCGGCCAGTCCGACACCGCCACCTTCGACAACTGCCTCGAACTGCTGACGATGGCCGGCTACCCCATCAGCCAGGCCGTGATGATGATGATTCCCGAACCCTGGGAACAGCACGCCACCATGGACCCGCGCCGCCGCGCGTTCTACGAATACCACGCCGCCATGCTCGAGCCGTGGGACGGCCCGGCTTCCATCGTGTTCACCGACGGCCGCCAGATCGGCGCCACGCTCGACCGCAACGGCCTGCGCCCGTCGCGCTACTGCGTGACCGACGACGATCTGGTCATCATGGCCTCGGAATCGGGCGTGCTGCCGGTGCCCGAGCAGAAGATCGTGCGCAAGTGGCGGCTGCAGCCCGGCAAGATGTTCCTGATCGACCTGGAGCAGGGCCGCATGATCGACGACGAGGAGGTCAAGGCCACCCTCGCCAACAGCAAGCCCTACAAGCAGTGGATCGAGAACCTGCGCATCAAGCTCGACAGCGTCGAGGCCGAGCCGGTCCCCGCGCCGCTCTCACAGGTTGCGCTGCTCGACCGCCAGCAGGCCTTCGGCTACACCCAGGAAGACATCAAGTTCCTGATGAGCCCGATGGCGCAGGCCGGCGAAGAGGGCATCGGCTCCATGGGCAACGACAGCCCGCTGGCCGTGCTCTCCAACAAGAACAAGCCGCTCTACAACTACTTCAAGCAGTTGTTCGCGCAAGTGACCAACCCGCCGATCGACCCGATCCGCGAGGCCATCGTGATGTCGCTGGTGTCCTTCATCGGCCCCAAGCCCAACCTGCTGGACATCAACCAGGTCAACCCGCCGATGCGGCTCGAAGTGAGCCAGCCGATCCTCGACTTTGCCGACATGGCCAAGCTGCGCGACATCGGCAAGTACACTCAGGGCAAGTTCAAGAGCTACGCGCTCGACATCACCTACCCGCTCGCCTGGGGCGACGAGGGTGTCGAAGCCAAGCTGGCCTCGCTGTGCGCCGAAGCGGTGGACGCCATCAAGGGCGGCCACAACATCCTGATCGTGAGCGACCGCGGCGTGAGCCCCACGCAGGTGGCCATTCCCGCCGTGCTGGCGCTCTCCGCTGTTCATCAGTATCTGGTCCGGGAAGGCCTGCGCACCACGGCCGGCCTGGTGGTGGAAACCGGCTCGGCGCGCGAAGTGCATCACTTCGGCGTGCTCGCGGGCTACGGCGCGGAAGCCGTGCACCCCTACCTCGCCATGGAAACGCTGGCGGCCATGCATGCCGACCTGCCGGGCGACATGAGCGCGGAGAAGGCGGTCTACAACTACGTCAAGGCCATCGGCAAGGGCCTGTCGAAGATCATGTCGAAGATGGGTGTCAGCACCTACATGAGCTACTGCGGCGCGCAGCTGTTCGAAGCCATCGGCCTCAACACCGAGACGGTCAACAAGTACTTCACCGGCACCGCCAGCCGCGTCGAGGGCATCGGCGTGTTCGAGATCGCCGAGGAAGCCATCCGCATGCACAAGGCCGCGTTCGGCGACGACCCGGTGCTCTCCAACATGCTCGACGCCGGCGGCGAATACGCCTGGCGCACGCGCGGCGAAGAGCACATGTGGACGCCCGACGCCATTGCCAAGCTGCAGCACAGCACGCGCGCCAACAACTGGAACACCTACAAGGAATTCGCGCAGCTCATCAACGACCAGAACCGCCGCCATCTCACGCTGCGCGGCCTGTTCGAATTCAAGCTCGATCCGGCCAAGGCCATTCCGGTGGACGAGGTCGAGGCGGCTGCCGAGATCGTCAAGCGCTTTGCCACCGGCGCGATGTCGCTCGGTTCGATCAGCACCGAGGCGCACTCCACGCTCGCGATTGCCATGAACCGCATCGGCGGCAAGAGCAACACGGGCGAGGGTGGCGAAGACCCGGCGCGCTACCGCAACGAACTCAAGGGCATTCCGATCAAGCAGGGCGACACGCTCAAGAGCGTGATCGGCGCGGCCAACGTCGAAGTCGACCTGCCCCTGAAGGACGGCGACTCGCTGCGTTCGCGCATCAAGCAGGTGGCGTCGGGCCGCTTCGGCGTCACGGCCGAGTACCTGCATTCGGCCGACCAGATCCAGATCAAGATGGCGCAGGGCGCCAAGCCGGGCGAGGGCGGCCAGCTGCCAGGCGGCAAGGTCACCGAGTACATCGGCAAGCAGCGCTATGCGGTGCCGGGCGTGGGCCTGATCTCGCCGCCGCCGCATCACGACATCTACTCGATCGAAGATCTCGCGCAGTTGATCCACGACCTGAAGAACGCCGCGCCGCACGCGAGCATCAGCGTCAAGCTGGTGAGCGAAATCGGCGTGGGCACCATCGCGGCCGGCGTGGCCAAGTGCAAGAGCGACCACGTGGTGATCGCGGGCCACGACGGCGGCACGGGCGCATCGCCCTGGTCGTCGATCAAGCACGCGGGCAGCCCGTGGGAAATCGGCCTGGCCGAAACGCAGCAGACGCTGGTGCTCAACCGCCTGCGCAGCCGCATCCGCGTGCAGGCCGACGGCCAGATGAAGACCGGCCGCGACGTCGCCATCGGCGCGCTGCTGGGCGCCGACGAATTCGGCTTTGCCACCGCCCCGCTGGTGGTCGAGGGCTGCATCATGATGCGCAAGTGCCACCTGAACACCTGCCCGGTGGGCGTGGCCACGCAGGACCCGATCCTGCGCAAGAAGTTCTCGGGCAAGCCCGAGCACGTCGTCAACTACTTCTTCTTCGTGGCCGAGGAAGTGCGCCAGATCATGGCCCAGCTCGGCATCCGCAAGTTCGACGACCTGATCGGCCGCGCCGACCTGCTCGACATGCGCAAGGGCATCGAGCACTGGAAGGCGTCCGGCCTGGACTTCAGCCGCCTGTTCGCGCTGCCGATCGTGCCGGCCGACGTGCCGCGCTTCCACGTCGAGAACCAGGACCACGGCCTGGACAAGGCGCTCGATGTGAAGCTGATCGAAAAGTCGCGTCCGGCCATCGAGCGGGGCGAGAAGGTGCAGTTCATCGAGGTGGCGCGCAACGTCAACCGCTCGGTGGGCGCCATGCTCTCGGGCGCGCTGACCAAGGTGCATCCGCAGGGCCTGCCCGACGACTCCATCCGCATCCAGCTCGAAGGCACGGGCGGCCAGTCGTTCGGCGCGTTTCTCGCGCGCGGCATCACGCTCTACCTGATCGGCGATGCCAACGACTACACCGGCAAGGGCCTGTCGGGCGGCCGCGTGGTGGTGCGCCCGAGCCTCGACTTCCGCGGCGAAGCAGTGCGCAACACCATCGTGGGCAACACCGCGCTGTACGGCGCGACCACCGGCGAGGCCTACCTCTGCGGCGTGGCCGGCGAGCGTTTTGCCGTGCGCCTCTCGGGTGCCACGGCCGTTGTCGAAGGCACGGGCGACCATGGCTGCGAATACATGACGGGCGGCACGGTCGCGGTGCTCGGCAAGACGGGCCGGAACTTCGCAGCCGGCATGAGCGGCGGCGTGGCTTTCGTCTACGACGAAGACGGCCAGTTCGCCACGCGCTGCAACCTCTCGATGGTGTCGCTCGACAAGGTGCTGACCTCGGCCGAGCAGACGGCCAGCATGCACCGCAAGGTCTGGCATGGCGGCGAAACCGACGAGGCCCAGCTCAGGAAGCTGCTCGAAGAACACCACCGCTGGACCGGCAGCAAGCGCGCGCGCGAACTGCTCGACAACTGGGCCGTGTCGCGCACCAAGTTCGTCAAGGTGTTCCCGAACGAATACAAGCGTGCGCTCGCCGAACTGCACGACCGCAAGGTCGAACTCACGAGCAGCGGCAACAACGCGCACATGGGCCTCGAGCCGCATGCGCTGGCCGCCGCGCCGCAGGCCGCGCCGGCCGCGGTCTGA
- a CDS encoding transposase, with product MARLPRLTLAGLPHHVIQRGNNRQAIFIDRADHERLLGLLADAAPRFGVALHAYVLMDNHFHLLATPDTTTGLPQFMQAVGRSYVRYFNDRHGRSGTLWEGRYRSTLIQTDRYLLTCMAYIDLNPVRAGLVSDARDFPWSSHGHYAGLRHDKLLTPHPLYWELGNTPFAREAAYVELVRAGVRAADQGTLTEATLRGWAAGDADFLASLQKATERRVAKAKAGRPPSASDS from the coding sequence ATGGCCCGTCTGCCCCGCCTCACACTCGCCGGCCTGCCGCACCATGTGATCCAGCGCGGCAACAACCGCCAGGCGATCTTCATCGACCGCGCCGACCACGAGCGTCTGCTTGGCCTGCTGGCAGACGCAGCCCCGCGCTTCGGCGTGGCGCTGCATGCCTATGTGCTGATGGACAACCATTTCCATCTGCTGGCAACGCCCGACACGACCACCGGGCTGCCGCAGTTCATGCAGGCGGTGGGGCGCAGCTACGTGCGCTATTTCAACGATCGCCACGGCCGCAGCGGCACCCTGTGGGAGGGGCGCTACCGATCGACATTGATCCAGACCGACCGCTACCTGCTCACCTGCATGGCCTACATCGACCTCAATCCCGTGCGGGCCGGCCTGGTGTCGGACGCGCGCGACTTTCCATGGTCCAGCCATGGGCACTATGCGGGCCTGCGGCACGACAAGCTGCTGACGCCGCATCCGCTGTACTGGGAACTGGGCAACACGCCTTTTGCCCGCGAGGCGGCCTACGTCGAACTGGTGCGTGCCGGCGTGCGCGCGGCCGACCAGGGCACACTGACCGAAGCCACCTTGCGCGGCTGGGCGGCCGGCGATGCGGATTTTCTTGCGTCGCTTCAGAAGGCGACCGAGCGCCGCGTCGCCAAAGCCAAGGCCGGGCGTCCGCCATCGGCCTCCGATTCCTGA
- a CDS encoding class I SAM-dependent methyltransferase — protein sequence MNAPATRAVKTAKTTKAEAELAEVLRPGQSIELLKELHILTREGRLNQDSRRKLKQVYHLFQFIEQLLRELPEGGAEATLADHGAGKSYLGFIIYDLFFRSRQGGHVYGIETRSELVEKSRALARQLGFDRMSFLNLTVAESAQASELPERIDVVTALHACDTATDDAIAFGLAKKARCMVLVPCCQAEVAACLRETKALALSRTPLAELWRHPLHTREIGSQLTNVLRCLYLEANGYSVTVTELVGWEHSMKNELILARHTGQRKAAAAARLGELLSQFGLDTLGETRFRLP from the coding sequence ATGAACGCACCAGCGACCAGGGCCGTGAAGACGGCCAAGACCACCAAGGCCGAGGCCGAGCTGGCCGAGGTGCTGCGTCCGGGCCAGTCCATCGAGCTGCTGAAGGAACTGCACATCCTCACGCGCGAAGGCCGGCTCAACCAGGATTCGCGGCGCAAGCTCAAGCAGGTCTACCACCTGTTCCAGTTCATCGAGCAGCTGCTGCGCGAACTGCCGGAAGGCGGTGCCGAGGCCACGCTGGCCGACCATGGCGCCGGCAAGTCGTACCTTGGCTTCATCATCTACGATCTGTTCTTCCGCTCGCGCCAGGGCGGCCATGTCTACGGCATCGAGACGCGCAGCGAGCTGGTCGAGAAATCGCGCGCCTTGGCGCGGCAGCTGGGCTTCGACCGGATGTCCTTCCTGAACCTCACCGTGGCCGAATCGGCCCAGGCGAGCGAGCTGCCGGAGCGCATCGACGTGGTCACTGCGCTGCATGCCTGCGACACGGCCACCGACGACGCGATCGCCTTCGGGCTCGCCAAGAAGGCGCGCTGCATGGTGCTGGTGCCCTGCTGCCAGGCCGAGGTAGCGGCATGCCTGCGCGAAACCAAGGCGCTGGCCCTGTCGCGCACGCCATTGGCCGAACTCTGGCGCCATCCGCTGCACACGCGCGAAATCGGCAGCCAGCTCACCAACGTGCTGCGCTGCCTGTACCTCGAGGCCAACGGCTACAGCGTCACCGTCACCGAACTGGTGGGCTGGGAGCACAGCATGAAGAACGAGCTGATCCTGGCGCGCCACACCGGGCAGCGCAAGGCCGCAGCGGCCGCACGGCTCGGCGAGCTGCTGTCGCAGTTCGGGCTCGACACCCTGGGCGAGACGCGGTTTCGCCTGCCCTGA
- a CDS encoding DUF1415 domain-containing protein produces MTGAATIDAIQAEADMRRWLERAVIGLNLCPFAKAVHVKGQIHHAVYLPADESALIDMLLAEANELAALDASVRDTTLLTAPNTLADFLDFNDFTARAERRLARAGFDGVFQLASFHPRFQFAGTDADDIANATNRAPYPTLHLLREDSVSRAVEAFPEAEAIFERNIETLEALGPDGWAALDVGPGSARP; encoded by the coding sequence ATGACCGGCGCGGCGACAATCGATGCCATCCAGGCCGAAGCCGACATGCGGCGCTGGCTCGAACGCGCGGTGATCGGGCTCAACCTGTGCCCGTTCGCGAAAGCGGTGCACGTGAAGGGGCAGATCCACCATGCCGTGTACCTGCCCGCTGACGAATCCGCGCTGATCGACATGCTCCTTGCAGAGGCCAATGAACTCGCTGCGCTCGATGCCTCCGTGCGCGACACCACCTTGCTGACAGCACCCAATACCTTGGCGGATTTTCTGGACTTCAACGATTTCACGGCGCGCGCCGAACGCAGGCTCGCGCGCGCGGGCTTCGACGGCGTGTTTCAACTCGCGAGCTTTCATCCGCGGTTCCAGTTCGCAGGCACCGACGCCGACGACATCGCCAACGCCACCAACCGCGCGCCGTACCCCACGCTGCACTTGCTGCGCGAAGACAGCGTGAGCCGCGCGGTCGAGGCCTTTCCAGAGGCCGAAGCCATCTTCGAACGCAACATCGAGACGCTCGAGGCGCTGGGGCCGGACGGCTGGGCTGCGCTGGACGTGGGCCCCGGGAGCGCCCGGCCATGA
- a CDS encoding MFS transporter, whose protein sequence is MSATAVSSARVPAAAFAVVLGGVSAALHLGKLPPAVPALQASLGIDLVEAGFLLSLVQVASMSLGLIAGLAADTIGLRRSMLTGLLVLTMASLLGGAVGAGLLGGAFAVQWLLGLRALEGIGFLLAVMPGPGLIRALTPPGADKAALGVWGAYMPLGVALALLFGPALIAWGGWADWWWTLSAVSAAAALWLWLVVPADALRSAAAGVEGSTAGGWPSRLRATVGAPGPWMIALTFAVYSAQWMAVIGFLPAIYAGAGIPAGWSAVLTAVAAAMNIVGNVAGGRWLQRGVAPERLLQWGFLAMALGGFAAFAQIGQGADALGLPPVLRYAAVCVFSLCGGMVPATLFLLGVRLAPGRSTVSTTVGLMQQASSLGQFLAPPAVAWVALRAGGWHWTWTATLACSLAGMALARRLGEIRPSAEVG, encoded by the coding sequence ATGAGCGCAACAGCCGTCTCGTCCGCTCGCGTTCCCGCCGCTGCCTTCGCCGTGGTGCTGGGCGGGGTCAGCGCAGCGCTGCACCTGGGCAAGCTGCCGCCTGCCGTGCCGGCCCTGCAGGCGTCGCTCGGCATCGACCTGGTCGAGGCCGGATTCCTGCTGTCGCTGGTGCAGGTGGCGAGCATGAGCCTGGGGTTGATCGCCGGGCTCGCGGCCGACACGATCGGCTTGCGCCGCAGCATGCTGACCGGCCTGCTGGTGCTGACGATGGCGAGCCTGCTGGGCGGCGCGGTCGGCGCAGGGCTCCTGGGCGGCGCCTTTGCGGTGCAATGGCTGCTCGGCCTGCGCGCGCTCGAAGGCATCGGCTTTCTGCTGGCGGTCATGCCGGGGCCGGGGCTGATCCGCGCCCTGACGCCGCCGGGCGCGGACAAGGCGGCGCTCGGCGTATGGGGCGCCTACATGCCGCTGGGCGTCGCGCTTGCGCTGCTCTTCGGGCCGGCGCTGATCGCCTGGGGCGGATGGGCCGACTGGTGGTGGACGCTGTCGGCCGTTTCGGCCGCCGCGGCGCTCTGGCTGTGGCTGGTGGTGCCCGCGGATGCGTTGCGTTCGGCTGCGGCGGGCGTGGAGGGCAGCACGGCCGGCGGATGGCCGTCGCGCTTGCGCGCCACGGTCGGCGCGCCCGGGCCCTGGATGATCGCGCTGACCTTTGCGGTGTATTCGGCCCAGTGGATGGCGGTGATCGGCTTTCTCCCGGCCATCTACGCCGGCGCCGGCATACCGGCCGGCTGGAGTGCGGTGCTCACCGCCGTGGCGGCGGCGATGAACATCGTCGGCAATGTCGCGGGCGGCCGCTGGCTGCAGCGCGGCGTTGCACCCGAGCGCTTGCTCCAATGGGGTTTCCTGGCCATGGCGCTGGGCGGCTTTGCAGCCTTCGCGCAGATCGGGCAGGGCGCCGACGCACTCGGTCTGCCGCCGGTGCTTCGCTATGCCGCGGTCTGCGTCTTCTCCCTGTGCGGCGGGATGGTGCCGGCGACCCTTTTCCTGCTCGGCGTCCGCCTGGCGCCCGGTCGGTCCACGGTTTCCACCACCGTCGGACTCATGCAGCAGGCGTCTTCCCTGGGCCAATTCCTGGCGCCGCCGGCGGTAGCGTGGGTGGCCTTGCGTGCCGGCGGCTGGCACTGGACCTGGACCGCCACGCTGGCATGCTCGCTGGCCGGCATGGCCCTGGCGCGGCGCCTCGGCGAAATACGCCCTTCGGCGGAGGTGGGATGA
- a CDS encoding deoxyguanosinetriphosphate triphosphohydrolase — protein sequence MSLAAYACHPARSRGRRHAEPPAPTRDAFQRDRDRIVHSTAFRRLVYKTQVFLNHEGDLFRTRLTHSLEVAQLGRSIARALRINEDLVEAIALAHDLGHTPFGHAGQDALNACMEGHGGFEHNLQSLRVVDALEHRYPQYDGLNLSFETREGILKHCSRANAERLEAGEPNGVARRFLDRTQPGLEAQLCNLADAIAYNAHDIDDGVRSGLINVEQLGQVELFERYRREALAEYPQLGGRRVLYETIRRMLSAQVYDVIDATRAALETVKPADADGVRNAPPLVAFSETMQAQSNELKAFLFRNLYRHPQVRQTTDQAQQVVRELFEAYLERGAEMPGSYAERRGRHRAVADYIAGMTDRFAMREHERLTGRRGIG from the coding sequence GTGAGCCTTGCGGCCTATGCCTGCCACCCGGCGCGCTCGCGCGGGAGGCGCCATGCCGAGCCGCCGGCGCCCACGCGCGATGCCTTCCAGCGCGACCGCGACCGCATCGTGCATTCCACCGCGTTTCGGCGGCTGGTCTACAAGACACAGGTTTTCCTGAACCATGAAGGCGACCTGTTCCGCACCCGGCTCACGCATTCGCTCGAAGTCGCCCAACTGGGCCGCTCCATCGCCCGCGCCCTGCGCATCAACGAGGACCTGGTCGAAGCGATCGCCCTCGCGCACGACCTCGGCCACACGCCGTTCGGCCATGCGGGGCAGGATGCGCTCAACGCATGCATGGAAGGCCATGGCGGCTTCGAGCACAACCTGCAGAGCCTGCGCGTGGTCGACGCCCTGGAACATCGCTATCCGCAGTACGACGGACTGAATCTCAGCTTCGAGACCCGCGAGGGCATCCTCAAGCACTGCTCGCGCGCCAATGCCGAGCGGCTGGAAGCCGGCGAGCCCAACGGCGTGGCGCGCCGCTTCCTGGACCGCACCCAGCCGGGCCTCGAAGCGCAGCTTTGCAACCTGGCCGACGCAATTGCCTACAACGCGCACGACATCGACGACGGCGTGCGCTCCGGGCTCATCAACGTCGAGCAGCTCGGCCAGGTGGAGCTCTTCGAGCGCTACCGCCGCGAGGCGCTGGCCGAATACCCCCAGCTGGGAGGGCGGCGTGTGCTCTACGAAACCATCCGGCGCATGCTGAGCGCCCAGGTCTACGATGTGATCGACGCCACCCGTGCGGCCCTGGAAACAGTGAAGCCGGCCGATGCCGACGGCGTGCGCAACGCGCCGCCCCTCGTTGCATTCAGCGAAACCATGCAGGCGCAGTCCAACGAGCTCAAGGCCTTTCTGTTCCGCAACCTCTATCGCCATCCGCAGGTGAGGCAGACCACCGACCAGGCGCAGCAGGTGGTGCGCGAACTGTTCGAGGCCTATCTGGAGCGCGGGGCCGAGATGCCCGGCTCCTACGCAGAGCGCCGCGGCCGGCATCGCGCCGTGGCCGACTACATCGCCGGCATGACCGACCGCTTCGCCATGCGCGAGCATGAACGGCTGACCGGCCGGCGGGGCATTGGATGA
- the aroB gene encoding 3-dehydroquinate synthase: MPLPAPSAPPERVDIQLGERSYPILIGAGLLDDPQSFAAVPAAASALIVSNTTVAPLYAKALRAALAGRFRTVHLLELPDGEVHKNLQTLNLIFDALLGHGSDRKTVLFALGGGVVGDMAGFAAASYMRGVPFVQVPTTLLAQVDSSVGGKTAINHPLGKNMIGAFYQPQLVVCDLGTLQTLPPRELSAGLAEVIKYGPIHDMAFFDWIEANIDALVAREPAALAHAVKRSCEIKALVVGQDERETGVRAILNFGHTFGHAIESGLGYGEWLHGEAVGCGMVMAAHLSQRLGGVDAAFVERLTRLIERAGLPTVGPALGAERYLELMRIDKKSEAGEIRFVVIDKPGSAAVSSAPDALVREVLARCCQAE; this comes from the coding sequence ATGCCATTGCCCGCACCTTCCGCACCGCCAGAACGCGTCGACATTCAGCTCGGCGAGCGCAGCTACCCGATCCTGATCGGCGCCGGCCTGCTGGACGACCCCCAGAGCTTTGCCGCCGTGCCCGCGGCCGCCAGCGCGCTGATCGTCAGCAACACCACCGTGGCGCCGCTCTACGCCAAGGCCTTGCGCGCCGCGCTGGCCGGCCGCTTTCGCACCGTGCACCTGCTCGAACTGCCCGACGGCGAGGTGCACAAGAACCTGCAGACCCTGAATCTGATCTTCGATGCCTTGCTCGGCCACGGCAGCGACCGCAAGACCGTGCTGTTCGCCCTGGGCGGCGGCGTGGTGGGCGACATGGCTGGCTTTGCCGCCGCCAGCTACATGCGCGGCGTGCCCTTTGTGCAGGTTCCGACCACGCTGCTGGCGCAGGTCGATTCGTCGGTCGGCGGCAAGACCGCCATCAACCACCCGCTCGGCAAGAACATGATCGGCGCGTTCTACCAGCCGCAGCTCGTGGTGTGCGACCTGGGCACGCTGCAGACGCTGCCGCCGCGCGAGCTGAGCGCCGGCCTGGCCGAGGTCATCAAGTACGGCCCGATCCACGACATGGCCTTCTTCGACTGGATCGAGGCGAACATCGATGCCCTCGTGGCGCGGGAGCCCGCCGCGCTGGCCCATGCGGTCAAGCGCAGCTGCGAGATCAAGGCGCTGGTCGTCGGCCAGGACGAGCGCGAGACCGGCGTGCGGGCCATCCTCAACTTCGGCCACACCTTCGGCCACGCCATCGAGTCGGGCCTGGGCTACGGCGAGTGGCTGCATGGCGAAGCGGTCGGCTGCGGCATGGTGATGGCGGCGCACCTGTCGCAGCGGCTCGGCGGCGTCGATGCGGCGTTCGTCGAGCGACTCACGCGGCTGATCGAACGCGCCGGCCTGCCGACCGTCGGGCCGGCGCTGGGAGCGGAGCGCTATCTCGAATTGATGCGGATCGACAAGAAGTCCGAAGCCGGCGAGATCCGCTTCGTGGTGATCGACAAGCCGGGCTCCGCGGCTGTCAGCAGCGCGCCCGATGCGCTGGTGCGCGAAGTGCTCGCGCGGTGCTGCCAGGCGGAATGA